A segment of the Phoenix dactylifera cultivar Barhee BC4 chromosome 15, palm_55x_up_171113_PBpolish2nd_filt_p, whole genome shotgun sequence genome:
CCTAGAACCTTTTGGTTACTAAGTAAAAGGATATAACCATTGGAAGCCCCAGTTCACAAATGAATTGTTAAATTATTAGTAGCTATAACATTTATCAACTAGAGCAAACAGCACAATAAGCATGCAGGCAATCTCAGGGAATCAATTAAAAGAAGTTTTTTGCTTCCTTCACCAGGATAAGAGTCCAAAAGTCCCATTAATTCTTGCATTAATATGATAAAAGCTGCTATTATATCAACATAAGTTACTCTATTAGCCAAATGCGAAAGAGGGTACATGGAATTCCCATGGAACTAAAAGAGGGTGAACAAGTACCTGAAACAGACTTCAAGTGTGTGGTTTAGTGAGGTGGAACTGTCGTCCTTGCCAAAATTTAATGCACACCTTCAAGTTTCTATATTGATATACATTGGCTATTCCAACTATCTAAGATGTTTGTCAACCTCTACATTTCAATTGCTTTGGTTCCCCGCAAGATCAGGAGCAAGCTACAATGAGCAATGTCGGATACTTGAATAGGTCATTAAATAATCTAGATAACATGACTAAACTAAATAATCTAAATAAGCAGCGTCAAATGAAAttgaaatattaaattatatgctTTAACAGTCATATTACAGTAGGTCATTAAAAATCCTCTGAGGTAAACTTTTGAATAGTCAAATAAACCATGCACCCTCAGTTTCATAATTAGAAGTCCCATGAATCTCAAGTTTTATCTCTAGTCTacacaaaattcaaaaatatggCCTCATGAGACCACTTTGTAAGAAACAAAACTGAAAAAGATTATCAAATAGTTAGAACCAAGCAATTAAGCTCACTTATAACCTATGTTGCACTTCAACATGAAGATATTAAAGTTACATGTCCCTTTGGATGTGTTGAGACAAAAgttataacatttttttttgtacaaaaaaaagaaagaaatctcTAAAACGGAAGATACAATAACTCTCTGTCGTGCTGCGCAATTGAGGTAGAGAAAGGTGCAACAACCGGAAAGGGAGTGCCTTTGCGAACTTCTTATGCCAAAACTATTTAACACTCTGTATGATGGTCATAGATTATGTTCCATCCATGATACCACAAAGAAGCATCTTAGGCAATTTATATGCGTACTATTTATAATGTAATTCAATtgccataaatcagaaaaaatgcTTAATGACAGTGAAGTAGTTAAGCCATCGATATATCTACAGAATCTAAACTTGTTAACCCGGTGTTACTAagaggtctctctctctctctctctctctctctctctctttctctctgtgtGAGATTTACGGGAAAAATGCTTCATTCGACAAAAAATTGGATGTTGTAACTCGAGAGAAGAAGACAAAATGTATATGTTACCAACATCTAATAAGCTTCGAAGCCAATCATCTCTCTCCTTCAACTTTGCTGTCCTGCTCGACAAAAACAAGCAGTCTGGGCCTCCACAACTCTTCCAGGTAACTAAAATTATGGGATTAAGCCTCCCTCCTCGCAGGAGACATCCCTCCTCTCAGGGGACAGCTCGCATTCATGCACTAGATCCGGTCACCTCGAACTCCCATGCCCCCTCCCTTTCCTTATCTGGAAATCTAATCCCAAGTTCATGGCCAGCCTCTGATGGCCCTTTTCTTCTAACAgaatcccacgggaagaagaagctATAAAAGCTTTCATGACTGGTGCGCCAAAAAACCCCGAAGAGAACAGCCCAAAACAGAGCCCACATCACATTCATGGACCCCTCTACGGTGGGTCCTGGTTGGGCGACCAAAACACTGGTCCAGCTTTTCCGAGGGACCACTTCTTCATTAGTGCCTCGGATCCATCAGCCTCTCGTCCACTCCTTGTGAATTTGACCCTGGGTCGGAAAAGTTCCAAGGTGGCGGACTACTTGCACCGGCGCCAGTTTATAAGTTATCATATTCCCACGGACCAAGCCACATGGGCAATCCCCGGCCTCCACGGACCGAGGCCTTACTTATTCAACGACCACTTCAAACTAAGTTGTACCTGAGAATCCGCCAAAGATCACACCGtcccatcctctctctctctctctctctctctctctctctccccatccCTCTTCCGAACTGAAGGAGGAGACGAAGTTGTCGGGACAAGGAGGGGGTCAACGCTGTGGCGTCGTCGGGGAGGACTCACAGGGCTTCTTCCTCGAGAGGTTTTCGAGAAAGACGGCGGTCTCAAAGAAGCTAAGGGGCCAGTGGAacagaaggaattaataagagaGTACGCAGTCTCCGACGTGCTCATTTAAAGGCCATCATCTTTCTTCTCCTGctcttgctcttcttcttcttcttcttctctatgtAAGTTGTGTGGGACTTGGTCTCGGGACTCTGAGCAGAGATGGGGAAGTGGACGAAGCCCTAACAGCTATCGTCTGGGTATTTAATGGCGAGGAGCTGCACCCACTTACTCACCAGAAGGTGATATAATAGTAGTATTTAATGCATCCCAGGTGCAGCTCGAGGTCGTAGATGGCTATTAATGTGCACAACCTCATCAGATAccagtggagagagagagagagagagagagcccgggggggggggggggagttcgCGTGATTCTAATCAATGGCCAATGTAACTGCCCATTTATGGCAGCAAGTAAAACCAGAAAGCTGGAAGTCATCTCAACGTTAgatgagaggaggaggagggggggttgATGGGGGGCGTGATTAAGAATTAAAGgccaaggaaagagaggaagagaatatATAAGAATGAATTTTCAAGTCTCTTCATCCGATTCCTTTTCTATGGAATCTCattcactgctgctgctcttcgcaaccacctctctctctcaagGTCTCATTAACTATGACGAAAGGCAAAAGAGTGGAAAGGAAGAGAGTAAAGTGTGTTTAAGCCTCGCTTTCCTCAAACAAACAACAACACAAGAGATAAGCACGCAAGCAACACAACAAAGAACAGATGTAGTCGAAAATGCAGGTAGAGCATTGCATGGAGGACACGTTTCGAGTCTCATAAAACAGCTCGTGGAACTACTGTCGTTCTTAAGAGATACATACAAAGCATCAGAAGATGAGCtagagaagaaaataaagaaataaaagagaggGGAATCCAATAGTACCGATCACTACCCACACTTTCCCCAAGAAACCAGTCTCTCTTTCTCATACAACAATCTTCTCTCTTCCCTCGTTCCCTCCCTCTCCTGCATCCATCTTCATTACCTCCCCATTCCACAAGTTTCAAATGTTAACTACGACATACAGCACCACCAAGTTAATGAGCAAAAGCCCATACTCCGCACCTTCCCTTGCACCCACAACGACCACTCTCCCCATCCCCAGGATCATATTCATTGAAACCATCAACCACCAGTTCCTTCCACACCCCGCCCCCACCCCATCAAGACCATAAaatcgaagagagagagagggaaagaagaaCCACAAATAGCACTACTGCTAGATTTAAAGAGAAGGATATAATTTAAGCACTTCCCAGCtagagagaagaagataagCAGCATAGCCTAGGAATATAGATAGAAAGAAGCAAAGAAGCAAAGATAGGTAAGAAACCCTAACTCCCACCCGATCCCTTCGATCTCTAACAGTAGTGTGGTGGGTGTGGCGAAGGAGCTAGGGTTTCTTACCGAGGGTGTGCTTGTTGTTGTGCATCCAGACCTTGAGCACGTGGCGCTTGATGCACGTCTCGTTGCAGAACTGCTGCACCGCCGCCTCGTCGTGCTTCTGGATCCGCCACCCTACCCTTTCCGCGAACGCCAGCATCTGATCCTTCTGCTCCTGCGTGAACTTGGTCCTGAACCGTTTCTTCCCCGACCCCGACGCCCCCCCTCCGCCGCTGACGCCGATGCCTCCGCCGCCCATCATCGGGTTCGAAATATCCTCCTGATCGTCCCTGCTGTGCCCCCCACCGCCGGAAGTCGACGGCAGCGCCAGCGGCGGCGGCCGGTGCTGCTGCTgcgcggccgccgccgccgccgccatgtGGTGATGGGGATGCAGGTATGCCGCCGGCGTCCGGTAGTAGGGGGAGAACTGGTGGTGGTACTCCGCCCCGAGCGCGCCAGCTCCAGCGGCGCCGCCACCCTCCACCTCCTTCCGGTGGAAGTTCCGGTGGCAGCCGCAGGCAGCGCAGCGGAGCGCGTCCAATGTCCCCTCCTCGCCGGCCGCCATGAACTCCCCGCATCCGTCCACGGCGTGGCCTCCGATGCTCACGGCGTGGTTCTTGAGGCACTCTCTATACCTCCCTCCGCCTCCCCCACCGCTCACCTTCCGGTTACTTGAACCCGGCGGCGCCCCGGCTGACACCATCCCaccttcccctcctcctcctccgccggcgACTTTCCCTCCTCCAGCGGCGCCTCTCATGGAATTCCCCAGCGGAGGCTCGTAGCCGGAGCCCACCGGCAGCCCGATCTCCTCCTCCGGCTCGTCGTGGTCGTCGAAGTCCATCTCCGCATCTGTCGGCCGGCGATCCCCGGTCAGATCTCGGGATCGACAGCGAAACCTTCTCCTCTCCCAcccaccccctccccctctctctttcttttctttaactCTCGGTCTTCGCTTAGCTTAGGGGCAGGAgataagagaaagaggagagtaTGGACACCATCAATTCACACGCCGCCTGCGAGCTTTGTGATGAtatagctctctctctctctctccccctctctccctctctccccccaccccctcttcctctccctcttccgaAAGCTCCCCTCTTTCTCCTTTCTCTCCCTCCTTCGCTCCCTCTCTCTATACTCGCTATCTCTTATGCTTCCGGTCGCTGCCGGCCACATCCACCGGCTACACCCGGTAGCTTAAGCTCGCCACTAAACCAGTCCCTTTAACTCCTAAGCCCCCACTGGGTTGCCACCTTGCTTGGGTTTTTACTGTTTTACTCCCCGGGGCGAATAGCAAAAGCGTCGCGTCAATATGAAATGACCCGGTGAAAATATTAGACAAAAACTATGTATAATTCCAGACAATtttaccttctttttctttctctttttaaaGTTTGACAGGAAGGTCtcaatttcaataattcctgtatACCCTAAAGACAGACCTTCTGCCTCCATACACCCAGCTTTTTCTAAAGAAAATTACGGCCGTATTTTCTCGAGTGAAGTCTTTGACTGCCTTCAGTTAGTATAAGAAAAATAGttatttgaaataaaaatattaagtaATAATCATGAAAGATGAATGCCATTTGAGATTTTAATGCAAA
Coding sequences within it:
- the LOC103723176 gene encoding zinc-finger homeodomain protein 2-like, producing the protein MDFDDHDEPEEEIGLPVGSGYEPPLGNSMRGAAGGGKVAGGGGGGEGGMVSAGAPPGSSNRKVSGGGGGGRYRECLKNHAVSIGGHAVDGCGEFMAAGEEGTLDALRCAACGCHRNFHRKEVEGGGAAGAGALGAEYHHQFSPYYRTPAAYLHPHHHMAAAAAAAQQQHRPPPLALPSTSGGGGHSRDDQEDISNPMMGGGGIGVSGGGGASGSGKKRFRTKFTQEQKDQMLAFAERVGWRIQKHDEAAVQQFCNETCIKRHVLKVWMHNNKHTLGKKP